In a single window of the Sulfurimonas sp. hsl 1-7 genome:
- a CDS encoding F0F1 ATP synthase subunit B gives MSRILVLLLMVSTYALASEAGHESTDIVQRTVNFLLFAGLIWYLVAEPAKNYFASRSNEIADELNKVQEKLKESVELKKEALAKISEAEKFAEDLAAASKKENKILNDNIMSQCDSDLEVIAKQHETKKDFETRNMVVEVVEEVISETLNQSSEIFDREAMANVILKKVA, from the coding sequence GTGAGTAGAATTTTAGTGTTATTACTAATGGTATCAACTTATGCATTAGCATCTGAAGCAGGTCATGAAAGTACTGATATAGTTCAAAGAACTGTTAACTTTTTATTATTTGCTGGACTTATTTGGTACCTTGTAGCAGAACCGGCAAAAAATTACTTCGCTTCAAGAAGTAATGAAATTGCTGATGAATTAAACAAAGTTCAAGAGAAACTTAAAGAATCTGTAGAACTCAAAAAAGAAGCATTGGCTAAAATATCAGAAGCTGAAAAGTTTGCTGAAGATTTGGCTGCCGCGTCTAAAAAAGAGAACAAGATTTTAAACGACAATATTATGTCTCAATGTGATTCTGATCTTGAAGTTATTGCAAAACAACATGAGACGAAAAAAGATTTTGAAACAAGAAATATGGTTGTAGAAGTTGTTGAAGAAGTTATTTCTGAAACATTGAATCAAAGTTCTGAAATTTTTGATAGAGAAGCTATGGCTAACGTTATTTTAAAGAAGGTGGCATAG
- the atpA gene encoding F0F1 ATP synthase subunit alpha codes for MVAKIQADEISSIIKERIDNFELSVDINETGKIVSYADGVAKVYGLSNVMAGEMVEFEDGTRGLVMNLEEASVGVVILGSGDNLREGMSVKRLGKLLRVPVGDALLGRVVNALGEPIDGKGPIEATETRFVEEKAPGIMERKSVHEPLATGIKAIDALVPIGRGQRELIIGDRQTGKTTVAVDTIINQKGNGVVCVYVAVGQKESTVAQIVRRLEEHGAMEYTIIVSATAAEAAALQFLAPYTGVTMGEYFRDNARHGLIVYDDLSKHAVAYREMSLILRRPPGREAYPGDVFYVHSRLLERAAKLSDEEGAGSLTALPIIETQAGDVAAYIPTNVISITDGQIFLETDLFNSGVRPAINVGLSVSRVGGAAQIKATKQVAGTLRLDLAQYRELQAFAQFASDLDEVSRKQLERGQRMVEVLKQPPYSPLSAEKQAAIIFAGNAGFLDDMDASDVVRFEAEMYPFIEASYPQILENISSSKKIDDDTDALLKKALEEFKASFIAS; via the coding sequence GTGGTAGCAAAAATCCAAGCTGATGAGATCAGCTCAATAATTAAAGAACGTATCGACAACTTTGAATTAAGTGTTGATATAAATGAAACAGGTAAGATTGTTTCTTATGCTGACGGTGTTGCAAAAGTTTACGGACTAAGCAATGTAATGGCAGGAGAAATGGTTGAATTCGAAGACGGTACTAGAGGTTTAGTAATGAACCTTGAGGAAGCAAGTGTAGGTGTTGTTATCCTTGGTTCTGGTGACAATCTTCGTGAAGGTATGAGTGTTAAGCGTCTTGGTAAACTTCTTCGTGTACCTGTAGGTGATGCTCTTCTTGGTCGTGTAGTTAATGCTCTTGGTGAGCCAATTGACGGTAAAGGTCCAATCGAAGCAACTGAAACTCGTTTCGTTGAAGAAAAAGCTCCTGGTATCATGGAAAGAAAATCTGTACATGAGCCTTTAGCAACTGGTATCAAAGCTATTGATGCACTAGTGCCAATCGGTCGTGGTCAACGTGAGCTTATCATCGGTGATAGACAAACTGGTAAAACTACAGTTGCTGTAGATACTATTATCAACCAAAAAGGTAATGGTGTTGTTTGTGTATACGTAGCAGTAGGTCAAAAAGAATCAACTGTAGCACAAATTGTTCGTCGTTTAGAAGAGCACGGTGCAATGGAATATACAATTATCGTATCTGCAACTGCTGCTGAAGCTGCTGCACTTCAATTCTTAGCTCCATATACTGGTGTTACAATGGGTGAATATTTCCGTGACAATGCTCGTCATGGTCTTATCGTATACGATGATTTATCTAAGCATGCGGTAGCTTACCGTGAAATGTCACTTATCCTTCGTCGTCCTCCAGGTCGTGAAGCATACCCAGGTGATGTTTTCTATGTACACTCTCGTTTACTTGAGCGTGCTGCTAAACTTTCTGATGAAGAGGGTGCAGGTTCTTTAACTGCTCTTCCTATCATTGAGACTCAAGCTGGTGATGTTGCTGCATATATCCCAACTAACGTTATCTCAATTACAGATGGTCAAATCTTCCTAGAAACAGACCTATTCAACTCAGGTGTACGTCCGGCGATTAACGTTGGTCTTTCTGTATCTCGTGTTGGTGGTGCTGCTCAAATTAAAGCTACTAAGCAAGTTGCTGGTACTTTAAGACTTGACCTTGCTCAATACCGTGAGCTTCAAGCATTTGCTCAATTCGCATCTGATCTTGATGAAGTTTCTCGTAAACAACTAGAGCGTGGACAAAGAATGGTAGAGGTACTTAAACAACCACCATACTCTCCACTTTCAGCTGAGAAGCAAGCAGCAATTATTTTCGCTGGTAACGCAGGTTTCTTAGATGATATGGACGCATCAGATGTTGTACGTTTTGAAGCTGAAATGTATCCATTTATTGAAGCATCTTATCCACAAATTTTAGAGAACATTAGCAGCTCTAAGAAAATTGATGATGACACAGATGCATTACTTAAAAAAGCACTTGAAGAGTTCAAAGCTAGCTTTATAGCGTCATAA
- the fmt gene encoding methionyl-tRNA formyltransferase, with the protein MNVIFMGTPSYADEILKELIADQEINVVAVYTQPDKPVGRKKVLTPPPVKVTAEQAAIDVYQPTRLRDEETVEELLKIECDYIVVAAYGQILPKAVLEHAPCINLHASILPQYRGASPIQQTLLNGDNKTGVTAMLMDEGLDTGDIIKIEEIEVPADEMVETLFERLTETATSLTIDVLKNFENYPAVKQDESLSTHCTKITKAEGEVIFDDAQVLYNKYRAFTPWPGIYLESGLKLKNLSLVEIESTNDSGKILEVKKESIIVGCTKGSLEIFSVQPQSKKEMSVISYINGQRIGVEDTLS; encoded by the coding sequence ATGAATGTAATTTTTATGGGAACGCCATCTTATGCAGATGAGATTCTTAAAGAGCTTATTGCTGATCAAGAGATTAATGTAGTAGCTGTATATACACAACCCGATAAACCGGTTGGTAGAAAAAAAGTTTTAACGCCCCCACCTGTAAAAGTTACAGCTGAACAAGCAGCTATTGATGTATATCAACCGACACGCTTAAGAGATGAAGAAACAGTAGAAGAGCTTTTAAAAATAGAATGTGATTACATAGTTGTCGCTGCTTATGGTCAGATACTTCCTAAAGCAGTTTTAGAACATGCTCCATGCATCAATCTACATGCTTCAATACTTCCACAGTACAGAGGTGCAAGTCCAATTCAACAAACCCTTTTAAACGGTGACAATAAAACAGGTGTTACTGCTATGCTTATGGATGAGGGGCTAGATACCGGAGATATTATCAAGATTGAAGAGATCGAAGTACCCGCTGATGAGATGGTAGAAACACTTTTTGAGCGATTAACTGAGACAGCAACCTCTTTAACTATAGATGTGTTAAAAAACTTTGAGAACTACCCAGCTGTAAAACAGGATGAATCACTTTCAACACACTGTACGAAAATTACAAAGGCTGAGGGAGAAGTCATTTTTGATGATGCACAAGTACTTTATAATAAATATCGTGCATTTACACCATGGCCGGGGATCTATTTAGAGAGTGGATTAAAACTCAAAAATCTTTCTTTAGTTGAAATAGAATCAACAAACGATTCAGGAAAAATATTAGAAGTTAAAAAAGAGAGCATTATTGTAGGATGTACTAAAGGTTCTTTAGAGATATTCAGTGTACAACCTCAGTCAAAAAAAGAGATGAGCGTAATCTCTTACATTAACGGTCAAAGGATAGGTGTTGAAGATACTTTATCTTGA
- a CDS encoding ParA family protein, with protein MSEVIVIANQKGGVGKTTTAVNLAASLAVAEKKVLLIDSDPQANATTSLGFHRNDYEFNIYHVLIGAKKLKDIILKSDLPTLHLAPSNIGLVGIEKEYYDADKARGRELVLKKAIAHVKKDYDYIIIDSPPALGPMTINALSASNSVIIPIQCEFFALEGLAQLLNTIKLVRKSINPKLNIKGFVPTMYSSQNNLSKQVFADLKQHFKGKLFTDDESKYIVVPRNVKLAESPSFGKPAILYDVKSIGSIAYQNLAQAIIK; from the coding sequence ATGAGTGAAGTAATAGTAATAGCAAATCAAAAGGGTGGGGTTGGAAAAACTACAACTGCAGTAAATCTTGCAGCTTCACTCGCTGTTGCTGAAAAAAAAGTTTTATTGATCGACTCTGATCCTCAAGCAAATGCAACAACATCATTAGGGTTTCATAGAAATGATTATGAGTTTAATATTTATCATGTGCTTATTGGTGCAAAGAAACTCAAAGATATCATTTTAAAATCTGATCTTCCAACTTTACATCTTGCTCCTTCTAACATTGGTTTAGTTGGAATAGAGAAAGAGTACTATGATGCTGATAAAGCAAGAGGACGTGAGCTTGTTCTTAAAAAAGCTATCGCTCATGTTAAAAAAGATTATGACTATATTATTATAGATTCACCACCGGCACTTGGACCGATGACAATCAATGCACTTTCAGCATCAAACTCTGTAATTATTCCGATTCAATGTGAATTTTTTGCATTGGAAGGTTTGGCACAGTTATTAAATACTATTAAACTGGTAAGAAAATCAATCAATCCTAAGTTGAATATCAAAGGTTTCGTACCGACAATGTATTCATCGCAAAACAACTTGTCAAAACAAGTATTTGCAGACCTAAAACAACATTTTAAAGGGAAACTTTTTACTGATGATGAAAGTAAATATATAGTAGTTCCGAGAAATGTAAAACTGGCAGAGTCTCCATCGTTTGGAAAGCCTGCAATTTTATATGATGTAAAATCAATAGGTTCAATTGCATACCAAAATTTAGCGCAAGCAATAATAAAATAG
- the proB gene encoding glutamate 5-kinase, which produces MKRIVVKVGSAVLTQDGEIALNRMKALVAFLAELKKEHEVILVSSGAVAGGYTKLKLDRSVLANKQALAAIGQPVLLQRYAHKFEKYGIITAQVLVTAANLSRESEIQKIKNTVDTLIANDVIPIVNENDATATEELEVGDNDQLSAYMTKHTNSDMLIILSDIDAYYDKDPRKHDDAQKLKVVHDISEEELTKDVTPNNIFATGGIVTKLKAASYLLNSDIDMFLASGFDLGDVKNFMLEKNHIGGTLFTKGI; this is translated from the coding sequence ATGAAACGAATTGTAGTTAAGGTTGGTAGTGCAGTTTTAACACAAGATGGTGAAATCGCATTAAATAGAATGAAAGCTTTAGTTGCTTTTTTAGCGGAATTAAAAAAAGAGCATGAAGTAATTTTAGTCTCATCGGGTGCTGTTGCAGGCGGGTATACAAAACTAAAACTAGACAGATCTGTTTTGGCAAATAAACAAGCTCTTGCTGCGATAGGGCAGCCTGTACTCTTACAAAGATATGCACATAAATTTGAAAAGTACGGAATTATCACGGCACAAGTTTTAGTTACGGCTGCAAACTTGTCTCGTGAAAGTGAGATACAAAAAATTAAAAACACTGTTGATACATTAATAGCAAACGATGTCATTCCAATCGTGAATGAAAATGATGCTACAGCAACAGAGGAGCTTGAAGTAGGGGATAATGACCAACTATCAGCTTATATGACAAAACATACAAATTCAGATATGTTAATTATCCTTTCTGATATAGATGCATATTATGACAAAGACCCTAGAAAACATGATGATGCACAAAAACTAAAAGTTGTTCATGATATATCTGAAGAAGAATTGACAAAAGATGTAACACCAAACAATATTTTTGCAACGGGTGGCATAGTGACTAAACTTAAAGCTGCCTCTTATCTGCTAAACAGTGATATAGATATGTTTTTAGCAAGTGGGTTTGATCTTGGTGACGTTAAAAATTTTATGCTTGAAAAAAATCATATCGGTGGAACTTTATTTACAAAAGGTATATAA
- a CDS encoding F0F1 ATP synthase subunit delta — protein sequence MEELIAKRYVKALKDGVDLASIEAISDVFSALSDSFKDDKFIKIVTNPDVTIEDKSNILLEAVKPANSEKLNNFVKLLVENKRIEVIPAISVELKKDIANSTKTYEGTVFSDSELDSKVISDLSSGLSKKFDSTITLNFVKNDFNGIKVAVDGLGVEINFSKDRIDNQIIQHIIKAI from the coding sequence ATGGAAGAATTAATAGCAAAAAGATATGTTAAAGCCTTAAAAGATGGCGTTGATTTAGCATCTATAGAAGCAATTAGCGATGTTTTTTCTGCTTTATCTGATTCTTTTAAAGATGATAAATTTATCAAAATTGTTACTAACCCAGATGTAACAATTGAAGATAAATCTAATATCTTATTAGAAGCGGTAAAACCAGCAAACTCTGAAAAACTGAATAATTTTGTAAAACTTCTTGTTGAAAACAAAAGAATCGAAGTTATTCCGGCTATTTCAGTTGAGCTAAAAAAAGATATAGCAAACTCAACGAAAACTTATGAAGGTACTGTTTTTAGCGACAGTGAGTTAGATTCAAAAGTTATCAGTGATTTAAGCAGCGGACTTAGTAAAAAGTTTGACTCTACAATAACTCTTAATTTTGTTAAAAATGACTTTAACGGAATTAAAGTTGCAGTAGACGGACTTGGTGTAGAGATTAATTTTTCTAAAGATAGAATTGATAATCAAATTATTCAACATATAATTAAAGCAATTTAA
- a CDS encoding biotin--[acetyl-CoA-carboxylase] ligase, whose product MKILYLDEVDSTQKYLKKLIQNSTPDLPIAVSSESQTNGIGSRNNSWSGISGNLFLSFALPFKELPNDLKLESASIYFAYLLKETLAESGSKVFIKWPNDFYLNEKKIGGMITTIVEDYLICGVGLNLVAAPQGFEKIDIKIEKKVLLENYFKKVEKKVLWKKVFSKYRLEFHKNNKFFVHVNEKKVSLSNAILEADGSLNIDGERIYSLR is encoded by the coding sequence TTGAAGATACTTTATCTTGATGAAGTTGACTCTACACAAAAATATTTAAAAAAACTAATACAAAATTCTACACCTGATTTACCTATAGCAGTTTCATCTGAGAGCCAGACTAACGGTATAGGAAGTCGTAACAATTCATGGAGCGGTATTTCAGGCAATCTATTTCTCTCTTTTGCTCTTCCTTTTAAAGAGTTGCCGAATGATCTAAAACTTGAATCTGCTTCTATCTACTTTGCTTATCTTTTAAAAGAAACATTAGCCGAAAGTGGTTCAAAAGTATTTATAAAATGGCCTAATGATTTTTATCTCAATGAAAAAAAAATCGGGGGAATGATTACAACTATTGTAGAAGATTACTTGATTTGCGGTGTAGGATTAAACTTAGTGGCAGCACCGCAAGGGTTTGAAAAAATCGACATAAAGATAGAGAAAAAAGTGTTGCTTGAAAACTATTTCAAAAAAGTTGAAAAAAAAGTTTTATGGAAGAAAGTTTTTAGCAAATATAGGTTAGAATTTCACAAGAATAATAAATTTTTTGTGCATGTAAATGAGAAAAAAGTTTCTTTAAGTAATGCCATACTTGAAGCTGATGGAAGTTTAAATATTGATGGTGAGAGGATATACAGTCTAAGATGA
- a CDS encoding ParB/RepB/Spo0J family partition protein, producing MKSQKLGRGLDALLGEIDEAYENEGSHRDAILEIPVKSIRPNPYQPRKHFDEDALHELADSIKNDGLIQPIVVKEDDLEGYVLIAGERRFRASKLAKMKEIKAIILNSDEYKMRKFALIENIQREELNSVELAEAYGELLKLHELTHDELSGMIHKSRAHITNTLRLLQLSKKTQKALIEKSISAGHAKVLVGLDDKEQELIVNSIIGQKLSVREVESMIKNRKQNLEKKPTTTEKISYDFSNLQEKFDTFNFNYKTSANKLTIEFSSEDEIREFLSHLS from the coding sequence GTGAAAAGTCAAAAACTTGGTCGTGGATTAGATGCACTTTTAGGAGAGATAGATGAAGCTTATGAGAATGAAGGTTCTCATAGAGATGCAATCTTAGAAATTCCTGTTAAAAGTATCCGTCCTAATCCTTACCAACCAAGAAAACATTTTGATGAAGATGCTTTACATGAACTTGCCGATTCTATTAAAAACGATGGATTAATTCAACCAATCGTAGTAAAAGAAGATGATTTAGAAGGATATGTTCTTATTGCAGGAGAGAGACGTTTCCGTGCTTCCAAACTTGCAAAAATGAAAGAGATTAAAGCGATTATCTTAAATTCTGATGAATATAAAATGCGTAAGTTTGCTCTTATTGAAAATATTCAACGTGAAGAGCTTAACTCTGTAGAACTAGCAGAAGCTTACGGAGAACTTTTAAAACTTCATGAATTAACACATGATGAACTCTCTGGTATGATCCATAAAAGTAGAGCACATATTACAAATACATTACGTTTGCTGCAACTTTCAAAAAAAACACAAAAAGCTCTTATTGAAAAAAGTATCTCAGCTGGACATGCAAAAGTACTTGTCGGCTTAGATGATAAAGAGCAAGAATTAATTGTAAATTCTATTATCGGTCAGAAATTAAGCGTACGTGAAGTTGAATCTATGATTAAGAATAGAAAGCAAAATTTAGAGAAAAAGCCTACTACAACAGAAAAAATCTCGTATGACTTTTCTAATTTACAAGAAAAATTTGACACGTTTAATTTTAATTATAAAACTTCTGCAAATAAGCTAACTATCGAGTTTTCGTCCGAAGATGAGATTCGTGAATTTTTGTCACATTTATCGTAA
- a CDS encoding FoF1 ATP synthase subunit B', translating to MLLLATFVVFVSLIAVLNSWLYNPLFGFMDKRDEDIKKDLEKVGSNDAEIAELQAKAQSIIMNAKLEAAALREKVIADAKELAENKLEAKRAELAVDYVEFKQSLAQSQEELTKELMAQVPMFKEAVTAKISQI from the coding sequence ATGTTACTTTTGGCTACATTTGTTGTATTTGTTTCGCTTATAGCCGTTCTAAATAGTTGGCTTTATAATCCATTGTTTGGCTTTATGGACAAACGTGATGAAGATATCAAGAAAGACCTTGAAAAAGTAGGTTCGAATGATGCTGAAATCGCTGAGTTACAGGCAAAAGCTCAATCAATCATTATGAACGCTAAACTAGAAGCTGCGGCCCTAAGAGAAAAAGTTATTGCGGATGCTAAAGAGTTAGCAGAGAACAAGTTGGAAGCAAAACGTGCTGAACTTGCAGTAGATTATGTTGAGTTTAAGCAGTCACTTGCTCAATCTCAAGAAGAGTTGACTAAAGAGCTCATGGCTCAAGTTCCAATGTTTAAAGAAGCTGTTACAGCTAAAATAAGTCAAATATAA